One window from the genome of Meleagris gallopavo isolate NT-WF06-2002-E0010 breed Aviagen turkey brand Nicholas breeding stock unplaced genomic scaffold, Turkey_5.1 ChrUn_random_7180001890045, whole genome shotgun sequence encodes:
- the LOC104916407 gene encoding dnaJ homolog subfamily C member 5B produces SLYRVLGLEKGSSPEEIKRAYRKLALRYHPDKNPDDPAAAERFKEINSAHATLSDADRRRLYDQYGSLGLYVAEQFGDDAVRHYFLMSQWWFQVGAGHGGLRGAGVGVTRWPRG; encoded by the exons AGCCTCTACCGCGTCCTGGGGCTGGAGAAGGGCAGCTCGCCCGAGGAGATCAAGCGGGCGTACCG GAAGCTGGCGCTGCGCTACCACCCCGATAAGAACCCGGACGATCCGGCGGCGGCCGAACGCTTCAAGGAGATCAACAGCGCTCACGCCACGCTCAGCGACGCCGACCGGAGACGGCTGTACGATCAGTACGGATCGCTGGGCCTCTACGTGGCCGAGCAGTTCGGAGACGATGCCGTCCGTCACTACTTCCTCATGTCCCAATGGTGGTTCCAGGTGGGCGCCGGGCACGGGGGGCTCCGGGGAGCTGGGGTGGGGGTCACACGGTGGCCCCGGGG